A portion of the Streptomyces sp. NBC_01335 genome contains these proteins:
- a CDS encoding ABC transporter ATP-binding protein — translation MAIIEVENLVKRYGDHSVLNGVSFAVEQGEIFGILGPNGAGKTTTVECVEGLRTPDSGKISVCGIDPRDDDPELRQLLGVQLQESELPDKLEVGEALELYSSFYRRPADWRELAEILGLTGKLGTQFRRLSGGQKQRLSIALALLGTPRVAVLDELTTGLDPQARRDVWGLIERIRDRGVTILLVTHFMDEAERLCDRLAVIDTGRVVALDTPAGLVSRFDQGQRIRFRPSGPPDETVLAALAALPEVDSVEWAGPQVVVTGKQDSLSAVATLLADRRITTLGLRVEQVSLEDAFVALTGHPVEP, via the coding sequence ATGGCAATCATCGAGGTGGAGAACCTCGTCAAGCGCTACGGCGACCACTCCGTGCTCAACGGGGTCAGTTTCGCCGTCGAGCAGGGCGAGATCTTCGGCATCCTGGGTCCCAACGGGGCGGGCAAGACCACGACCGTCGAGTGCGTCGAGGGGCTGCGCACCCCGGACAGCGGAAAGATCAGCGTCTGCGGCATCGACCCGCGCGACGACGACCCCGAACTGCGGCAGCTGCTCGGCGTGCAGCTCCAGGAGAGCGAGCTGCCCGACAAGCTCGAGGTCGGGGAGGCTCTGGAGTTGTACAGCTCCTTCTACCGCCGGCCGGCCGACTGGCGGGAGCTGGCCGAGATCCTCGGCCTCACCGGCAAGCTCGGCACGCAGTTCCGGCGGCTGTCCGGCGGGCAGAAGCAGCGGCTGTCGATCGCCCTCGCGCTGCTCGGCACCCCTCGGGTGGCGGTGCTCGACGAGCTCACGACAGGTCTCGACCCGCAGGCGCGCCGCGACGTGTGGGGCCTCATCGAGCGCATCCGCGACCGGGGCGTGACGATCCTGCTGGTCACGCACTTCATGGACGAGGCGGAACGGCTCTGTGACCGGCTGGCCGTGATCGACACGGGCCGGGTCGTCGCGCTCGACACCCCGGCCGGGCTGGTGTCGCGGTTCGACCAGGGGCAGCGGATCCGGTTCCGGCCGTCCGGGCCGCCGGACGAGACCGTGTTGGCCGCACTGGCCGCGCTCCCGGAGGTCGACTCCGTCGAATGGGCCGGTCCGCAGGTCGTCGTCACCGGCAAGCAGGACTCGCTGTCCGCCGTGGCCACGCTGCTCGCCGACCGGCGGATCACCACGCTCGGCCTGCGGGTCGAACAGGTCTCGTTGGAGGACGCGTTCGTCGCCCTCACGGGCCACCCCGTCGAACCCTGA
- a CDS encoding endonuclease/exonuclease/phosphatase family protein yields MIHFTAARLRALTLALLAFAAVLVPPTAASAAGHPSGPSGPSRGAHGSHASAHGGRGDRAAFSLLQMNLCSSGYAGCYARTEYPKVLDEVVDRVRAHRVDAVTLNEACSADVAEIAARTGYRYRFATVVYRGAPLDCKTPTGRGVFGNAVLTKDAIRSSEDAAYSVFSGVEERRWLCVTTARGVNVCGSHLSTDGEAAGSTNSVQCAELAAVLAERGRRTIFAGDVNRHASCAPGGMWTLTDDAATQSPGIQHVYGNLAAPEVTVEPATYTDHDAVLVRARLRR; encoded by the coding sequence ATGATCCACTTCACGGCGGCGCGCCTGCGCGCCCTCACTCTCGCCCTGCTGGCGTTCGCCGCGGTCCTGGTCCCGCCCACCGCCGCCTCGGCCGCCGGACACCCGTCCGGCCCGTCCGGCCCGTCGCGCGGGGCGCACGGCTCGCACGCCTCCGCGCACGGCGGGCGGGGCGACCGGGCGGCGTTCTCGCTGCTCCAGATGAACCTGTGCTCCAGCGGGTACGCGGGCTGTTACGCCCGCACCGAGTACCCGAAGGTCCTCGACGAGGTCGTCGACCGCGTCCGGGCCCACCGCGTCGACGCCGTCACCCTCAACGAGGCGTGCAGCGCCGACGTCGCCGAGATCGCCGCGCGTACCGGCTACCGGTACCGGTTCGCCACGGTCGTCTACCGGGGCGCGCCGCTGGACTGCAAGACGCCCACCGGGCGCGGTGTCTTCGGCAACGCGGTCCTCACGAAGGACGCCATCCGCTCCTCCGAGGACGCCGCTTACTCGGTGTTCAGCGGTGTCGAGGAGCGTCGCTGGCTGTGCGTCACCACGGCTCGCGGGGTGAACGTGTGCGGCAGCCACCTGTCGACCGACGGCGAGGCCGCCGGCAGCACCAACTCGGTGCAGTGCGCCGAACTCGCCGCGGTCCTCGCCGAGCGGGGCCGCCGGACGATCTTCGCCGGTGACGTCAACCGCCACGCCTCCTGCGCCCCCGGGGGCATGTGGACGCTGACGGACGACGCCGCCACCCAGTCCCCTGGCATCCAGCACGTGTACGGCAACCTCGCCGCGCCCGAGGTGACGGTCGAGCCCGCCACCTACACGGACCACGACGCGGTTCTCGTACGGGCCCGCCTGCGCCGCTGA
- a CDS encoding Cof-type HAD-IIB family hydrolase, with product MSTRHDPRPPAVPDIRLIVTDMDGTLLDADGNVPVGLWPLLEELGRRGIVFSPASGRQYATLAHLFEGADEGMVYIAENGALVVRDGVELSSDPIDPAVSARLVTCVRQLAEEGRDVGVVVCGKRSAYTERGDEAFLAQVAKYYRAHRVVDDATSVDDEIIKVAVLDFGGAENGAARALEAFSDTHQVVVSGELWIDVMNRTADKGAAVRRLQQRLGIGPEQTMVFGDYLNDLEMLDTADWSFAMANAHPDILRRARHTAPAHTDEGVLRTIKDVLGI from the coding sequence ATGAGCACCCGCCACGACCCGCGTCCGCCCGCCGTCCCCGACATCCGGCTCATCGTCACGGACATGGACGGCACCCTGCTGGACGCCGACGGCAACGTACCGGTGGGCCTGTGGCCCCTGCTGGAGGAACTGGGCCGTCGCGGCATCGTCTTCAGTCCCGCCAGCGGCCGCCAGTACGCCACGCTGGCCCACCTGTTCGAGGGCGCGGACGAGGGCATGGTCTACATCGCGGAGAACGGCGCCCTCGTCGTACGCGACGGTGTCGAGCTGTCGTCCGACCCGATCGACCCGGCGGTCTCCGCCCGGCTGGTCACCTGCGTCCGGCAGCTGGCCGAGGAGGGCCGGGACGTCGGCGTGGTCGTCTGCGGGAAGCGCTCGGCGTACACCGAGCGCGGCGACGAGGCGTTCCTCGCCCAGGTCGCCAAGTACTACCGGGCGCACCGCGTCGTGGACGACGCGACCTCGGTGGACGACGAGATCATCAAGGTCGCCGTCCTCGACTTCGGAGGGGCAGAGAACGGCGCCGCCCGCGCCCTGGAAGCGTTTTCCGACACCCATCAGGTGGTCGTCTCGGGCGAGCTCTGGATCGACGTCATGAACCGCACCGCCGACAAGGGCGCTGCCGTGCGCCGCCTCCAGCAGCGCCTGGGCATCGGACCGGAGCAGACCATGGTCTTCGGGGACTACCTCAACGACCTGGAGATGCTCGACACCGCCGACTGGTCGTTCGCCATGGCCAACGCCCACCCGGACATCCTCCGCCGCGCCCGCCACACGGCCCCGGCCCACACCGACGAGGGCGTCCTGCGCACCATCAAGGACGTGCTCGGGATCTGA
- a CDS encoding DUF2510 domain-containing protein, producing MNQTSPPGWHPDPGYSGIGPAQERWWDGTQWTDQLRVAPAAVRSRRIRIGVGVTVGVVVLAAVGGGAYALGHGDGKQSASSVARSDGPPSGGSGPQGTPGGSGGSGESGGGWGGGQSGGSGSDGGSGSGQSGGGSDGSGGQDQAPESPQIPTEDGYATDIASGISLPVPDGWTGESGTVGANLTTGEYACPGDTSQSCVRGGVFSAPAAALKNTEKTAEAAAKKDISVNAEESYGSDIYEGITSHQQLKSEAVTVAGQKGYLVRWKVVTKKGDDGYVESLAFPSPNSKDLMVVVRSGFDINAKAPKLSVLDTITKGIKAASVSGSGAGQTA from the coding sequence GTGAACCAGACGAGCCCGCCCGGCTGGCATCCAGACCCCGGGTATTCAGGAATAGGCCCCGCGCAGGAGCGCTGGTGGGACGGCACCCAGTGGACCGACCAGCTCCGCGTGGCACCCGCCGCCGTCCGTAGCCGCCGTATCCGCATCGGCGTCGGCGTCACCGTCGGCGTGGTGGTTCTCGCCGCCGTCGGTGGTGGCGCGTACGCGCTGGGGCACGGCGACGGAAAGCAGTCCGCCTCGTCGGTCGCGCGGTCGGACGGCCCCCCGTCCGGCGGCAGCGGCCCTCAGGGCACGCCGGGCGGATCCGGCGGCAGCGGCGAGAGCGGCGGCGGCTGGGGCGGCGGCCAGAGCGGTGGCAGCGGCAGTGACGGCGGAAGCGGAAGCGGCCAGAGCGGCGGCGGAAGCGACGGCAGCGGCGGCCAGGACCAGGCGCCCGAGTCGCCGCAGATCCCGACCGAGGACGGCTACGCGACCGACATCGCCAGCGGCATCAGCCTGCCGGTGCCGGACGGCTGGACCGGCGAGTCCGGCACGGTCGGCGCGAACCTGACGACCGGCGAGTACGCCTGCCCCGGCGACACCAGCCAGAGTTGCGTGCGCGGAGGGGTGTTCTCGGCCCCCGCGGCTGCCTTGAAGAACACGGAGAAGACCGCCGAGGCGGCCGCGAAGAAGGACATCTCGGTCAACGCCGAGGAGTCCTACGGATCGGACATCTACGAGGGCATCACCTCCCACCAGCAGCTCAAGTCCGAGGCCGTCACCGTGGCGGGCCAGAAGGGCTATCTGGTGCGCTGGAAGGTGGTCACGAAGAAGGGCGACGACGGGTACGTCGAATCGCTCGCCTTCCCCTCCCCCAACAGCAAGGACCTGATGGTGGTCGTCCGGTCCGGGTTCGACATCAACGCCAAGGCGCCGAAGCTCTCCGTGCTGGACACCATCACCAAGGGCATCAAGGCCGCGTCGGTGAGCGGCTCGGGGGCCGGACAGACCGCGTAG
- a CDS encoding AEC family transporter: MSGVLEGFGVIASIIAVGYLIGRSGLLGEHGQPVLTRLSFHVASPALLFTTMTRADLSVMVSLPLLVTALSTLVVAGAFVAVGAVRGWSVGRTTIGALCSCYVNAGNLGIPIAVYVLGDATLIAPILLFQQLVVSPVALTVIETSRPGERDSLVRLLTTPFRNPIVLASLAGVLVSVLGWRVPGPVLEPVTLIAGIAVPGVLLAFGISLRGSELPGRGRDRGPVLLSVALKSFAQPLTAWALAAGVFGLEGAPLFAVVVTSGLPAAQNLFTYASHYGTGVRLARESILLSTVLAAPVTVTTAALLG; this comes from the coding sequence ATGAGCGGCGTCCTGGAGGGTTTCGGTGTCATCGCGAGCATCATCGCCGTCGGCTACCTGATCGGCCGGTCGGGCCTGCTGGGTGAGCACGGGCAGCCCGTGCTCACCCGGCTCTCCTTCCACGTGGCCTCACCCGCCCTGCTGTTCACCACGATGACCAGGGCCGACCTGTCGGTCATGGTGTCGCTGCCCCTGCTGGTGACCGCGCTCTCCACCCTGGTCGTGGCGGGCGCCTTCGTCGCCGTCGGAGCCGTACGCGGCTGGAGCGTGGGCCGCACGACGATAGGCGCCCTCTGCTCCTGTTACGTCAACGCCGGGAACCTCGGCATCCCCATCGCCGTGTACGTACTGGGGGACGCCACCCTCATCGCGCCGATCCTGCTCTTCCAGCAGCTGGTCGTCTCCCCCGTGGCGCTCACCGTCATCGAGACCTCGCGCCCCGGCGAACGGGACTCCCTGGTCCGGCTGCTCACCACGCCGTTCCGCAACCCGATCGTCCTGGCCTCGCTCGCCGGGGTCCTGGTCAGCGTCCTGGGGTGGCGCGTCCCCGGGCCCGTGCTGGAACCGGTGACGCTGATCGCCGGCATCGCGGTGCCGGGCGTGCTGCTCGCCTTCGGGATCTCGCTGCGCGGCAGCGAGCTGCCCGGTCGCGGCAGGGACCGGGGTCCGGTGCTGCTCTCTGTGGCGCTGAAGAGTTTCGCCCAGCCGCTCACCGCCTGGGCGCTCGCCGCGGGGGTGTTCGGGCTGGAGGGCGCGCCCCTGTTCGCGGTGGTGGTGACCAGCGGTCTTCCGGCCGCCCAGAACCTCTTCACCTACGCCTCGCACTACGGGACGGGCGTGCGGCTGGCCCGGGAGTCGATCCTGCTCTCGACGGTGCTCGCGGCGCCGGTCACCGTTACTACGGCGGCCCTGCTGGGCTGA
- a CDS encoding FadR/GntR family transcriptional regulator, whose protein sequence is MPVEWEPVRQSRTHELVLRSIEERVFAGELKAGDRLPPERELAPVLGVSRSALREALRVLETIGVLVAQPGRGPDSGARIVRNPDDALGRLLRLHFALGSYSLEDVMEARVVLERSGFEAAVTHARDEDLDEAESLVAGMAEPGVGVTAFNDLDTRFHVQIARCSGNALTSTLTSAVRESVRPLILRALEEAEDWPATAAALNAEHVELLRLVRAGRGAEAADLVERHIRSLHGTLVDDKE, encoded by the coding sequence ATGCCCGTCGAATGGGAACCCGTACGGCAGTCCCGTACCCATGAACTCGTCCTGCGCAGCATCGAGGAGCGGGTGTTCGCCGGGGAGCTCAAGGCGGGCGACCGCCTGCCGCCGGAGCGCGAGCTCGCCCCGGTGCTCGGCGTCAGCCGGTCCGCCCTGCGCGAGGCGCTCCGGGTGCTGGAGACCATCGGCGTCCTGGTGGCCCAGCCCGGCCGGGGGCCCGACTCCGGGGCGCGGATCGTGCGCAACCCGGACGACGCGCTCGGGCGGCTGCTCCGGCTGCACTTCGCGCTCGGCAGCTACAGCCTGGAGGACGTCATGGAGGCGCGGGTCGTCCTGGAGCGGTCCGGCTTCGAGGCCGCCGTCACCCACGCCCGCGACGAGGACCTCGACGAGGCCGAGTCCCTGGTCGCCGGAATGGCGGAGCCGGGCGTCGGCGTCACCGCCTTCAACGACCTGGACACCCGCTTCCACGTACAGATCGCCCGCTGCTCGGGGAACGCGCTGACCTCCACCCTCACCTCCGCGGTGCGCGAGTCCGTACGGCCGCTGATCCTGCGGGCGCTGGAAGAGGCCGAGGACTGGCCGGCCACCGCCGCCGCACTCAACGCCGAACACGTCGAACTGCTCCGACTGGTACGCGCCGGACGGGGAGCGGAGGCGGCCGACCTGGTCGAGCGCCACATCCGCAGCCTGCACGGCACGCTCGTCGACGACAAGGAATAG
- a CDS encoding (Fe-S)-binding protein — translation MRVGLFATCLGDTLFPEAVKSTAVLLARLGHEVVFPPGQTCCGQMHVNTGYQREPVPLVRNFAEQFGDTSIEAVVMPSGSCAGSVRHQHRIVAERYGDAALRAGVATVEAKTYELSEFLVDVLDVTGVGAYFPHRVTYHPTCHSLRMLRVGEKPLRLLRAVDSIDLVELPEADSCCGFGGTFAVKNAETSSAMLQDKMRNIGSTGADVCTAGDSSCLMHIGGGLHRIKSGTRTLHLAQILASTRTAPYALTEAAAV, via the coding sequence ATGCGCGTCGGGCTCTTCGCCACCTGTCTGGGAGACACCCTGTTTCCCGAGGCGGTGAAATCCACCGCGGTGCTGCTCGCCCGCCTGGGCCACGAGGTGGTGTTCCCGCCGGGACAGACCTGCTGCGGACAGATGCACGTCAACACCGGCTACCAGCGCGAGCCCGTACCGCTGGTCCGCAACTTCGCCGAGCAGTTCGGCGACACCTCCATCGAGGCCGTCGTCATGCCGTCCGGCTCCTGCGCGGGCTCGGTCCGCCACCAGCACCGCATCGTCGCCGAGCGGTACGGCGACGCCGCGCTGCGCGCCGGGGTCGCCACGGTCGAGGCCAAGACGTACGAACTGTCGGAGTTCCTCGTGGACGTCCTCGACGTCACCGGAGTCGGCGCGTACTTCCCGCACCGCGTCACGTACCACCCCACCTGCCACTCGCTGCGGATGCTCCGCGTCGGCGAGAAGCCGCTGCGGCTGCTGCGCGCCGTCGACTCCATCGACCTCGTGGAGCTGCCCGAGGCCGACTCCTGCTGCGGCTTCGGCGGCACCTTCGCGGTGAAGAACGCCGAGACCTCCTCCGCGATGCTCCAGGACAAGATGCGCAACATCGGCTCCACCGGCGCCGACGTCTGCACCGCCGGCGACTCCTCCTGCCTGATGCACATCGGCGGCGGGCTGCACCGCATCAAGTCCGGCACCCGCACCCTGCACCTCGCGCAGATCCTCGCCTCGACCCGTACCGCGCCCTACGCCCTGACGGAGGCCGCCGCCGTATGA
- a CDS encoding lactate utilization protein B has protein sequence MSTFLGMPAAPPRSPYGTGNLRGERKFPAAAHDELRNDQLRRNLGKATRTIRTKRLNVTGELPDWESLRDAGAAIKTDTMNRLPELLEQLEAKVTEHGGTVHWARDGAEANEIVTRLIRATGSSDVIKVKSMATQEIGLNEHLESVGITPYETDLAELIVQLAHDKPSHILVPAIHRNRDEIREIFLKEIPGVDPDLDNVPAHLAAAARAYLREKFMTTKVAVSGANFGIAETGTLSVVESEGNGRMCLTLPDTLITVMGIEKVLPRYADLEVFLQLLPRSSTGERMNPYTSTWTGVTPGDGPQAFHLVLLDNGRTAALADKVGREALNCIRCSACLNVCPVYERAGGHAYGSTYPGPIGAVLTPQLAGMHAAKDDPNSSLPYASSLCGACFDACPVKIDIPSLLVELRHQNTEQSGTTAEKLAMKAAATVMKSPKLFTAAQKAAGLGRIVAGKDGTIGRVPAPFDGWSDSRDTPAPPKQTFRSWLASAEGAATMKAAADEGAATNAADRRPTDPTEDEK, from the coding sequence ATGAGCACCTTCCTCGGTATGCCCGCCGCACCGCCCCGCTCCCCGTACGGAACGGGCAACCTGCGCGGCGAGCGGAAGTTCCCCGCCGCCGCCCACGACGAGCTGCGCAACGACCAGCTCCGCCGCAACCTCGGCAAGGCCACCCGCACCATCCGTACCAAGCGACTCAACGTCACCGGCGAACTCCCCGACTGGGAGTCGCTGCGCGACGCCGGAGCGGCGATCAAGACCGACACCATGAACCGGCTGCCCGAACTCCTGGAGCAGCTGGAGGCGAAGGTCACCGAACACGGCGGCACCGTCCACTGGGCGCGCGACGGCGCCGAGGCCAACGAGATCGTCACCCGCCTGATCAGGGCGACCGGCAGCAGCGACGTGATCAAGGTCAAGTCCATGGCCACGCAGGAGATCGGCCTCAACGAACACCTCGAATCGGTCGGCATCACGCCCTACGAGACCGACCTCGCCGAACTCATCGTGCAGCTCGCCCACGACAAGCCCTCGCACATCCTGGTCCCCGCGATCCACCGCAACCGCGACGAGATCCGGGAGATCTTCCTCAAGGAGATCCCGGGCGTCGACCCGGACCTGGACAACGTGCCCGCGCACCTCGCCGCCGCCGCGCGCGCCTATCTGCGCGAGAAGTTCATGACGACCAAGGTGGCCGTCTCCGGCGCCAACTTCGGCATCGCCGAGACCGGCACCCTCTCCGTCGTGGAGTCCGAGGGCAACGGCCGGATGTGCCTCACCCTGCCCGACACCCTGATCACGGTGATGGGCATCGAGAAGGTGCTGCCGCGCTACGCCGACCTCGAAGTCTTCCTCCAGCTCCTGCCGCGCTCCTCCACCGGCGAGCGGATGAACCCCTACACCTCGACGTGGACCGGGGTGACCCCCGGCGACGGCCCGCAGGCGTTCCACCTGGTGCTGCTCGACAACGGCCGGACCGCCGCCCTCGCCGACAAGGTCGGACGCGAGGCCCTGAACTGCATCCGCTGCTCCGCCTGCCTCAACGTCTGCCCGGTCTACGAACGCGCCGGCGGACACGCCTACGGCTCGACCTATCCCGGCCCGATCGGCGCGGTCCTCACCCCGCAGCTCGCCGGGATGCATGCCGCGAAGGACGACCCGAACAGCTCGCTGCCGTACGCCTCCAGCCTCTGCGGCGCCTGCTTCGACGCCTGTCCGGTCAAGATCGACATCCCGTCGCTGCTGGTCGAACTCCGGCACCAGAACACCGAGCAGTCCGGTACGACGGCGGAGAAGCTCGCCATGAAGGCCGCCGCCACGGTGATGAAGAGCCCGAAGCTGTTCACGGCGGCCCAGAAGGCGGCCGGACTCGGCCGGATCGTCGCCGGCAAGGACGGCACCATCGGACGGGTGCCCGCGCCCTTCGACGGCTGGAGCGACAGCCGGGACACCCCGGCCCCGCCGAAGCAGACGTTCCGCTCCTGGCTGGCCTCGGCCGAAGGCGCCGCCACGATGAAGGCGGCGGCCGACGAGGGCGCCGCCACGAACGCCGCCGACCGGCGCCCCACCGACCCGACGGAGGACGAGAAGTGA
- a CDS encoding LutC/YkgG family protein, with amino-acid sequence MTTARDTVLGRVRDALALAPARPVTVPRDYRTGRTLPDAERLDLLTDRLVDYKARVHPCTADRTAEVIAQVLRERGARRIGVPAGLDAGWLAAWDGEVQRDSADIPAPTLGELDGVVTASAVSCAETGTIFLDGSEDQGRRALSLVPDLHVCVVDLSAVEVGVPEAVARLVPERPTTLISGPSATSDIELERVEGVHGPRTLVVVIRTDV; translated from the coding sequence GTGACGACCGCACGCGACACCGTCCTCGGCCGGGTGCGCGACGCCCTGGCCCTCGCCCCGGCCCGCCCGGTCACCGTCCCGCGCGACTACCGCACCGGACGCACCCTCCCCGACGCCGAACGGCTCGACCTCCTCACCGACCGGCTGGTCGACTACAAGGCGCGGGTCCACCCCTGCACCGCGGACCGGACCGCCGAGGTGATCGCCCAGGTGCTGCGGGAGCGCGGCGCCCGCCGGATCGGCGTACCGGCCGGGCTCGACGCGGGGTGGCTGGCGGCCTGGGACGGGGAGGTCCAGAGGGACTCCGCCGACATCCCGGCACCCACGCTCGGCGAGCTCGACGGCGTCGTCACGGCGTCCGCCGTCAGCTGCGCGGAGACCGGCACCATCTTCCTGGACGGCTCCGAGGACCAGGGGCGCCGCGCGCTCTCCCTCGTCCCCGACCTGCACGTCTGCGTCGTCGATCTCTCCGCGGTGGAGGTCGGGGTCCCGGAGGCGGTCGCGCGCCTGGTGCCCGAGCGGCCGACGACCCTGATCAGCGGGCCCTCGGCCACCTCGGACATCGAACTGGAGCGGGTCGAAGGGGTGCACGGCCCCCGGACGCTGGTGGTCGTCATCCGCACCGACGTCTGA
- a CDS encoding DUF2264 domain-containing protein, translating to MTTDPAPMPFVLPADDRALSPLTGYTRAHWEAAADGLLHAAWRWATPGRALLDLPGRPSGSGVRSDGLEGYARTFLAAAFRVAGAEGKDPHGWLDRYADGLAAGTRTPGRDDTESWPLIRDHTVFGQPMVESASVALGLRVTRPWLWDRLDGPVQDRAEEWLRGALRHTPAPNNWYLFPFTVAGFLESVGRGDARTARVRARALDLLEGWYRGDGWYADGDGRAFDHYNGWALHLYPVLDAHLSGDQELLAHYGGRLREHLESFSLMFGADGAPLHFGRSLAYRFAAGAAVGMGAVSGHTPLSPGASRRLVSGSLRYFLERGATGDDGLLNLGWHGPHEATLQHYSGPASPYWASKAFVSLLAPADHPLWTAPEEAAPSEGPDRVLSVPAPGLLVQSTRADGIVRLHNHGSDHVRPHEGESAAEADPHYGRFAYSTATGPSSAANVADNHLSVRVGGARSVRRRIRPLGAGHGDGWGWAASWHMPVFPGQPPAVPGLRVESVTFVRGRYELRVHRLLGVPAGARVEQTGWATAPGASPRSLLHGLYGWESEEEVRAPQGTAYTRWAVMPRLAADAEGTVVLVALASLTGEADPAPVGTAVSGVNVAADADGSGDTVEVAWAEDGAVTRIAFGPGSAAASATVPGSAPTSVSVEHGTR from the coding sequence ATGACCACCGACCCCGCCCCCATGCCCTTCGTACTCCCCGCCGACGACCGCGCGCTCAGCCCCCTCACCGGTTACACCCGGGCGCACTGGGAGGCCGCCGCCGACGGTCTGCTGCACGCCGCCTGGCGGTGGGCCACCCCCGGCCGGGCCCTGCTCGACCTGCCCGGACGCCCCTCGGGCTCCGGGGTCCGCTCCGACGGGCTGGAGGGGTACGCACGCACCTTCCTGGCCGCCGCGTTCCGGGTCGCGGGCGCCGAGGGCAAGGACCCGCACGGCTGGCTGGACCGGTACGCGGACGGTCTCGCCGCCGGTACGCGCACCCCCGGGCGCGACGACACCGAGTCCTGGCCGCTCATCCGCGACCACACGGTCTTCGGTCAGCCCATGGTGGAGTCGGCGTCCGTCGCCCTCGGTCTGCGGGTGACCCGCCCGTGGCTCTGGGACCGGCTCGACGGCCCTGTCCAGGACCGTGCCGAGGAGTGGCTGCGCGGGGCGCTGCGGCACACCCCCGCACCCAACAACTGGTACCTCTTCCCCTTCACCGTCGCCGGGTTCCTGGAGTCCGTGGGCCGGGGCGACGCCCGGACCGCGCGGGTACGGGCCCGCGCGCTGGACCTGCTGGAGGGGTGGTACCGGGGCGACGGCTGGTACGCCGACGGCGACGGGCGCGCCTTCGACCACTACAACGGCTGGGCACTGCACCTCTATCCGGTGCTGGACGCCCATCTCTCCGGCGACCAGGAGCTGCTGGCCCACTACGGCGGGCGGCTGCGCGAGCACCTGGAGAGCTTCTCGCTGATGTTCGGCGCGGACGGGGCGCCGCTGCACTTCGGGCGCTCCCTCGCCTACCGGTTCGCGGCGGGCGCGGCGGTCGGCATGGGCGCGGTCTCCGGGCACACCCCGCTCTCCCCGGGCGCCTCCCGGCGGCTGGTCAGCGGTTCGCTGCGGTACTTCCTGGAGCGGGGCGCCACCGGTGACGACGGGCTGCTGAACCTGGGGTGGCACGGTCCGCACGAGGCGACGCTCCAGCACTATTCGGGTCCGGCGTCGCCGTACTGGGCGTCGAAGGCGTTCGTGTCGCTGCTCGCTCCGGCGGACCACCCGCTGTGGACGGCGCCGGAGGAGGCCGCGCCGAGCGAGGGCCCGGACCGGGTGCTGTCGGTGCCGGCGCCGGGGCTGCTGGTGCAGTCGACCCGGGCGGACGGGATCGTCCGGCTGCACAACCACGGCAGCGACCATGTCCGGCCGCACGAGGGCGAGTCGGCCGCGGAGGCGGACCCGCACTACGGGCGGTTCGCGTACTCCACGGCGACCGGTCCCTCGTCGGCGGCGAACGTCGCGGACAACCATCTCTCCGTCCGGGTCGGCGGGGCGCGCAGCGTCCGGCGCCGGATCCGCCCGCTGGGCGCCGGGCACGGGGACGGCTGGGGCTGGGCGGCCTCCTGGCACATGCCGGTCTTCCCCGGGCAGCCGCCGGCCGTTCCTGGGCTGCGGGTGGAGAGCGTCACCTTCGTCCGGGGCCGTTACGAACTCCGGGTGCACCGGCTGCTCGGCGTCCCGGCGGGTGCCCGCGTCGAGCAGACCGGATGGGCGACGGCCCCCGGCGCCTCGCCGCGCTCCCTGCTGCACGGGCTGTACGGCTGGGAGTCCGAGGAGGAGGTACGCGCCCCGCAGGGCACCGCGTACACCCGCTGGGCGGTCATGCCCCGGCTGGCCGCGGACGCCGAGGGCACGGTGGTCCTGGTGGCCCTGGCCTCGCTGACCGGCGAGGCGGACCCGGCCCCCGTCGGTACGGCGGTGAGCGGGGTGAACGTGGCCGCGGACGCCGACGGCTCCGGGGACACGGTGGAGGTGGCCTGGGCCGAGGACGGCGCGGTCACCCGGATCGCCTTCGGCCCGGGATCGGCCGCCGCCTCCGCGACGGTGCCTGGGTCGGCGCCGACGTCGGTGTCCGTGGAGCACGGCACCCGCTGA